The Syngnathoides biaculeatus isolate LvHL_M chromosome 6, ASM1980259v1, whole genome shotgun sequence genome has a window encoding:
- the LOC133502651 gene encoding CD44 antigen-like encodes MRRSSASCVGADSCFGSKLFIQTACHSWLGGIRTTGEFTCTFTFSYSFRQGMTRMWTLLLGVTLGHLAFCRSEQLQVNSRSCSFAGVFIVEGEARHSLTFIKAHNVCKQLETTMANPQQIKQAFEKEMETCRNGWISNMSFAILRHTPHENCAMNMTGLIIYPHDDLSENLDAYCYDETAGPEINCDKMFKRNEQAESESTPSESELSVGVTEATPPPMREETTEQPTVESTSLGWDNNHNVLITFPVGDFDQTTGSGLQPPHSEEETLSTQVTASETDVTQPLPHDKQGDVKMKPENEHPTTAPTQQPSHGNKRMNEVMPESNQREGSDSSNWLVIIGVLAAVAAILFVCVAVAKRKSWCGKKQTLMITSKENEGNGAAGAVASSSHVQEREQEMVTLMNKEKIQENGNNEEFTVITLEETPDKEA; translated from the exons ATGAGGCGCTCTTCCGCCTCTTGTGTGGGTGCAGACAGCTGCTTTG GAAGCAAGCTTTTCATACAAACTGCCTGTCACTCCTGGCTGGGTGGAATCAGGACGACTGGAGAGTTCACGTGCACCTTTACCTTCAGCTACTCATTCAGACAAGgcatgaccaggatgtggactCTTCTCTTGGGGGTCACCTTAGGACATCTGGCCTTTTGTAGGTCAGAGCAACTTCAAG TCAATTCTCGCAGCTGCAGCTTTGCCGGAGTGTTTATTGTCGAGGGAGAAGCTCGTCACTCTCTGACATTTATCAAGGCTCATAATGTATGCAAGCAGCTAGAGACGACAATGGCAAATCCACAACAAATCAAACAGGCCTTCGAGAAAGAAATGGAAACCTGCAG GAATGGCTGGATCAGCAACATGAGCTTCGCTATCCTCAGGCACACACCGCATGAAAACTGTGCCATGAATATGACAGGCTTAATCATTTATCCTCATGACGACCTATCTGAAAATTTAGATGCTTACTGCTACGATGAAACAG CTGGGCCGGAGATTAACTGTGATAAGATGTTTAAAAGAAATGAACAAG CTGAGTCTGAGTCCACTCCATCAGAATCAGAACTATCTGTTGGGGTAACTGAAGCAACACCGCCCCCTATGCGAGAAGAAACCACAGAACAGCCTACAGTAGAATCCACTTCACTTGGATGGGACAACAATCATAATGTCCTGATCACGTTCCCTGTTGGAGACTTTGATCAGACCACAGGATCCGGGTTGCAGCCGCCCCACTCTGAAGAGGAAACACTGTCGACCCAAGTCACCGCCAGTGAGACTGACGTGACACAGCCCCTTCCACATGATAAGCAGGGGGATGTGAAAATGAAACCCGAAAATGAGCATCCTACAACTGCAC CTACACAGCAACCCTCCCATGGCAACAAAAGGATGAACGAGGTCATGCCAGAGTCAAATCAAAGAGAGGGCAGCGATTCTTCAA ACTGGCTTGTCATCATTGGGGTGCTCGCAGCAGTTGCCGCTatcctctttgtgtgtgtggcagtTGCCAAAAGGAAGAG ctggtGCGGCAAGAAACAAACCCTGATGATCACGTCAAAAGAGAATGAGGGAAACGGTGCCGCAGGGGCTGTGGCCTCCAGTTCCCACGTGCAGGAGAGGGAGCAGGAAATGGTGACCCTCATGAATAAGGAGAAGATCCAGGAGAATGGAAACAATGAGGAGTTCACCGTCATCACGTTGGAGGAGACGCCTGATAAAGAGGCGTGA